In a single window of the Nocardioides massiliensis genome:
- a CDS encoding phosphotransferase family protein: MTQAPPPPDMQMQRSSRPPEETGALIGTWLAGEVGVDHVEVAVVGGIDSNGLSSDTLVLDAHWDLPGAGGGTRHGGRFVTRAAPAEGDVPVFPVYALHHQRDVIRMVGELTDVPVPAVPYSEMTGSVLGAPFFLMEHIDGIVPPDVLPYNFGDNWFADATLEQQRRLQDATIDVVARIHAIPDATTTFGYLAEGLAGRPGSHEQHLARVRRWYEFGAADMGRSPLVERGLDWLASHTPALARPEEAVLCWGDARIGNVLYRDFEPVAVLDWEMAALGPRELDPSWMIFAHRVFEGITGALGLPGMPHVLREEDVRATYLARTGIELGDLEWFTVLHAIQWCCVFLRTGARQVHFGEIERPEDPEGLFHHKALLERILDEVGDR, translated from the coding sequence ATGACGCAAGCGCCCCCGCCACCGGACATGCAGATGCAGCGCAGCAGTCGGCCGCCGGAGGAGACCGGCGCGTTGATCGGCACGTGGCTGGCCGGCGAGGTCGGGGTGGACCACGTCGAGGTGGCGGTCGTCGGGGGCATCGACTCCAACGGACTCTCCTCCGACACGCTCGTCCTCGACGCCCACTGGGACCTGCCCGGGGCCGGCGGGGGCACGCGCCACGGCGGACGGTTCGTCACCCGCGCGGCGCCGGCCGAGGGCGACGTACCCGTCTTCCCGGTGTACGCCCTGCACCACCAGCGCGATGTCATCCGGATGGTCGGTGAGCTCACCGACGTGCCAGTGCCGGCGGTGCCGTACTCCGAGATGACCGGCAGCGTCCTGGGCGCGCCGTTCTTCCTCATGGAGCACATCGACGGGATCGTCCCGCCGGACGTGCTGCCCTACAACTTCGGCGACAACTGGTTCGCCGACGCCACCCTCGAGCAGCAGCGTCGGCTCCAGGACGCCACGATCGACGTGGTCGCGCGCATCCACGCCATCCCCGACGCGACGACGACGTTCGGCTACCTCGCCGAGGGTCTCGCCGGTCGTCCGGGCTCGCACGAGCAGCATCTGGCCCGCGTACGCCGGTGGTACGAGTTCGGTGCGGCGGACATGGGTCGCTCGCCGTTGGTGGAGCGCGGTCTGGACTGGCTGGCCTCCCACACGCCGGCACTCGCGCGGCCCGAGGAGGCCGTGCTGTGCTGGGGCGACGCCCGGATCGGCAACGTGCTCTACCGCGACTTCGAGCCCGTGGCCGTCCTCGACTGGGAGATGGCCGCGCTCGGACCGCGCGAGCTCGACCCGTCGTGGATGATCTTCGCCCACCGCGTCTTCGAGGGGATCACCGGCGCGCTCGGCCTGCCCGGCATGCCGCACGTGCTGCGCGAGGAGGACGTACGCGCCACCTACCTCGCCCGCACGGGCATCGAGCTGGGTGACCTCGAGTGGTTCACGGTGCTGCACGCGATCCAGTGGTGCTGCGTCTTCCTGCGCACCGGTGCGCGCCAGGTCCACTTCGGGGAGATCGAGCGACCCGAGGACCCCGAGGGCCTGTTCCACCACAAGGCGCTGCTCGAGCGCATCCTGGACGAGGTAGGAGACCGGTGA
- a CDS encoding glycerol-3-phosphate dehydrogenase/oxidase: MGISTGEASARLSPQTRRAALEAMEATDLHGAELDVLVVGGGVVGAGTALDAVTRGLSVGLIEQRDLASGTSSRSSKLVHGGLRYLEMFDFGLVREALEERGLLLTRLAPHLVRPVPFLYPLHHPWQRPYVGAGLALYDTMAAAGAYPRGVPTHRHLGRRQVARIAPDLRTDELSGAIRYHDAQVDDGRLVLTIARTAAHHGAHVATRTRVIGFLREGERVVGVRARDLESGRELEVRARVVVNAAGVWTDEIQELVGGRGALHVQASKGIHLVVPRDRIRSEAGFITKTATSVLFVIPWGRHWIIGTTDTPWDFDLAHPAASRADIDYVLDSVNAILREPLGHEDVEGVYAGLRPLLRGESEPTSRISREHTVVTPVPGLVMIAGGKLTTYRVMARDAIDAAAHSLRATGNVEVRPSITDEVPLLGAAGFAARRNQRVALAHRLGIHVSRVDHLLGRYGTLIDDLVELVRARPELAEPIDGADDYLTAEVVYAVTHEGAQHLDDVLVRRTLISMETFDRGVHAAEPVARLMADELGWDAARVAEEVDHYLRRVEAERLSQEKLTDQEADEALVGPRRVVDVGPDS, translated from the coding sequence ATGGGGATCAGCACCGGTGAGGCGTCGGCGCGGTTGAGCCCGCAGACGCGCAGAGCGGCGCTCGAGGCGATGGAGGCCACCGACCTGCACGGGGCCGAGCTCGACGTGCTCGTCGTCGGGGGCGGGGTCGTCGGCGCAGGCACGGCGCTGGACGCCGTGACCCGCGGGCTGTCCGTCGGCCTCATCGAGCAGCGCGACCTCGCCTCCGGCACGAGCAGCCGCAGCTCGAAGCTGGTGCACGGCGGCCTGCGCTACCTGGAGATGTTCGACTTCGGCCTCGTGCGCGAGGCGCTCGAGGAGCGCGGCCTGCTGCTGACCCGGCTGGCGCCGCACCTCGTGCGCCCGGTGCCGTTCCTCTATCCCCTGCACCACCCCTGGCAGCGTCCGTACGTCGGAGCGGGCCTGGCGCTCTACGACACCATGGCCGCGGCCGGGGCGTACCCCCGCGGGGTGCCCACCCATCGGCACCTCGGGCGTCGCCAGGTCGCCCGGATCGCCCCCGACCTGCGCACCGACGAGCTGTCCGGGGCCATCCGCTACCACGACGCGCAGGTCGACGACGGCCGGCTCGTGCTGACGATCGCGCGCACCGCCGCCCACCACGGGGCCCATGTCGCCACCCGCACCCGCGTCATCGGGTTCCTGCGCGAGGGCGAGCGGGTCGTCGGCGTCCGTGCGCGCGACCTGGAGTCGGGCCGCGAGCTCGAGGTGCGCGCCCGGGTCGTCGTCAACGCCGCCGGGGTCTGGACCGACGAGATCCAGGAGCTCGTGGGTGGTCGCGGCGCACTGCATGTGCAGGCCAGCAAGGGCATCCACCTCGTCGTGCCGCGCGACCGGATCCGCTCCGAGGCCGGCTTCATCACCAAGACCGCCACCTCGGTGCTGTTCGTCATCCCGTGGGGGCGGCACTGGATCATCGGCACGACGGACACGCCGTGGGACTTCGACCTGGCGCACCCGGCCGCGTCCAGAGCCGACATCGACTACGTCCTGGACAGCGTCAACGCGATCCTGCGTGAGCCGCTCGGCCACGAGGACGTCGAGGGGGTGTACGCCGGGCTCCGGCCGCTGCTGCGCGGCGAGTCGGAGCCGACATCGCGCATCTCCCGCGAGCACACGGTGGTGACGCCCGTGCCGGGCCTGGTGATGATCGCCGGCGGCAAGCTCACGACGTACCGCGTCATGGCGCGCGACGCGATCGACGCCGCAGCCCACTCGCTGCGGGCGACCGGCAACGTCGAGGTGCGTCCGTCCATCACCGACGAGGTGCCGCTGCTGGGGGCTGCCGGGTTCGCGGCTCGCCGCAACCAGCGCGTGGCGCTGGCGCACCGGCTCGGGATCCACGTGAGTCGCGTCGACCACCTGCTCGGACGCTACGGCACGCTGATCGACGACCTCGTCGAGCTGGTCCGGGCGCGTCCCGAGCTGGCCGAGCCCATCGACGGCGCCGACGACTACCTGACCGCGGAAGTTGTCTACGCCGTCACCCACGAGGGTGCCCAGCACCTCGACGACGTCCTGGTCCGGCGGACGCTGATCTCCATGGAGACCTTCGACCGGGGCGTGCACGCGGCCGAGCCCGTGGCCCGGCTGATGGCCGACGAGCTGGGCTGGGACGCGGCCCGCGTCGCCGAGGAGGTCGACCACTACCTGCGCCGGGTCGAGGCGGAGCGGCTCAGCCAGGAGAAGCTCACCGACCAGGAGGCCGACGAGGCGCTGGTCGGACCGCGGCGCGTGGTCGACGTAGGCCCGGACTCCTGA
- a CDS encoding nuclear transport factor 2 family protein: protein MSESPARRAAQRYLDTINAGDLEGLLALFADDAVVLHPLGTFEGADRLREFYGTFIIPAKPEMTGSGWVADGRICAFELEALTAGRRTFALDHLTVDDTGAIIRMAIAYRTQPG, encoded by the coding sequence ATGAGCGAGAGCCCCGCCCGCCGCGCCGCGCAGCGCTACCTCGACACGATCAACGCCGGCGACCTCGAAGGCCTGCTGGCGTTGTTCGCCGACGACGCCGTCGTGCTCCACCCGCTGGGGACGTTCGAGGGCGCGGACCGGCTGCGCGAGTTCTACGGCACCTTCATCATCCCCGCGAAGCCGGAGATGACCGGCAGCGGCTGGGTCGCCGACGGCCGGATCTGCGCCTTCGAGCTCGAGGCGCTCACCGCGGGACGGCGTACCTTCGCCCTCGACCACCTCACCGTCGACGACACCGGCGCCATCATCCGCATGGCGATCGCCTACCGCACCCAGCCCGGCTGA
- a CDS encoding GuaB3 family IMP dehydrogenase-related protein, translated as MTEIEIGRAKRGRRAYSFDDIAIVPSRRTRDPEEVSVAWQIDAYRFELPILAAPMDSVMSPETAVALGQHGGLGVLDLEGLWTRYDDPTDLLAEVRRLDAAEATGRMQQIYAEPIKPELITARLKQMREAGITVAGSLSPQRTKEFAKVVVDAGVDMFVIRGTTVSAEHVSGQAEPLNLKEFIYELDVPVIVGGCATYQAALHLMRTGAAGVLVGFGGGAAHTTRSVLGLAVPMASAVADVAAARRDYLDESQGRYVHVIADGSIGRSGDLTKAIACGADAVMIGSPLARATDAPGQGFHWGSEAWHSELPRGQRVEIGTVGTLEQILFGPSRVADGTMNLVGALRRAMATTGYTELKEFQRVEVVVQ; from the coding sequence GTGACCGAGATCGAGATCGGCCGTGCCAAGCGCGGACGCCGCGCGTACTCCTTCGACGACATCGCCATCGTCCCGAGCCGTCGCACCCGCGACCCCGAGGAGGTGAGCGTCGCCTGGCAGATCGACGCCTATCGCTTCGAGCTGCCGATCCTGGCGGCGCCGATGGACTCGGTGATGTCGCCCGAGACCGCGGTCGCGCTCGGTCAGCACGGCGGGCTCGGCGTGCTCGACCTCGAGGGCTTGTGGACGCGGTACGACGACCCCACCGACCTGCTCGCCGAAGTGCGCAGGCTCGACGCCGCCGAGGCGACGGGCCGGATGCAGCAGATCTATGCCGAGCCGATCAAGCCCGAGCTGATCACCGCGCGCCTCAAGCAGATGCGGGAGGCCGGGATCACCGTGGCGGGCTCGCTCTCGCCGCAGCGGACCAAGGAGTTCGCCAAGGTCGTCGTCGACGCGGGCGTCGACATGTTCGTCATCCGCGGCACGACCGTCTCCGCCGAGCACGTCTCCGGCCAGGCCGAGCCGCTGAACCTCAAGGAGTTCATCTACGAGCTCGACGTGCCCGTGATCGTCGGCGGTTGCGCGACCTACCAGGCCGCGTTGCACCTCATGCGCACCGGTGCCGCGGGCGTGCTCGTCGGCTTCGGTGGCGGTGCCGCCCACACGACCCGGTCGGTGCTCGGCCTCGCGGTGCCGATGGCGTCCGCCGTCGCCGACGTCGCGGCCGCCCGGCGCGACTACCTCGACGAGTCGCAGGGGCGCTACGTCCACGTCATCGCGGACGGCTCCATCGGGCGCTCCGGCGACCTGACGAAGGCCATCGCCTGCGGCGCCGACGCCGTGATGATCGGCTCGCCGCTCGCGCGGGCCACCGACGCGCCGGGCCAGGGCTTCCACTGGGGCTCGGAGGCCTGGCACTCCGAGCTGCCGCGTGGCCAGCGGGTCGAGATCGGCACCGTCGGCACGCTCGAGCAGATCCTCTTCGGTCCCTCGCGGGTGGCCGACGGCACCATGAACCTCGTCGGTGCCCTGCGCCGCGCGATGGCCACGACCGGCTACACGGAGCTCAAGGAGTTCCAGCGGGTCGAGGTCGTCGTCCAGTGA
- the zwf gene encoding glucose-6-phosphate dehydrogenase — protein sequence MSDPFSHDQELPHVIVLVGATGDLSQRKLLPGLLHLFQAGLVRHSRIIGTSLDDLDTPAFVELARVACQEGSNRKVDDEQWRDFAGRLEYVPQAAGPAALRDAVIAAEKLVAEEVEREHPGELAEVRRLHYLSVPPKAALQVVHMLDDAGLVERARIVMEKPFGTDLASAKALNDELHEVFTEDQIFRIDHFLGKEAAQNILAFRFANGLFEPIWNRNHIDHVQIDVPETLGLEGRTAFYEATGAYKDMVVTHLFQVLAFTAMEPPTSLEPGPIGEEKNKVFRSLRPIEPQHVVRGQYVGYRDKDGVPADSDTETFIALRAEIDNWRWAGVPFYLRTGKKLAEGARIISIAFKEPPRTMFPAGSGVGTHGPDHLTFDLADSSRLSLSFYGKRPGPGMKLDKLSMQFALHDTHYAGGVLEAYERLIHDAMRGDHTLFTTAEGVEQLWEKSRPLLASPPPVRPYPPGSWGPNAIHQLITPHAWRLPFERGWREGNADRPG from the coding sequence ATGAGCGACCCCTTCTCGCACGACCAGGAGCTGCCTCACGTCATCGTCCTCGTCGGCGCGACCGGCGACCTCTCCCAGCGCAAGCTGCTGCCGGGCCTGCTCCACCTGTTCCAGGCGGGGCTGGTCCGGCACAGCCGCATCATCGGCACCTCGCTCGACGACCTCGACACGCCCGCGTTCGTCGAGCTGGCGCGGGTGGCGTGCCAGGAGGGCAGCAACCGCAAGGTCGACGACGAGCAGTGGCGTGACTTCGCCGGTCGGTTGGAGTACGTGCCCCAGGCGGCCGGACCGGCGGCGCTGCGGGACGCGGTGATCGCGGCCGAGAAGCTGGTCGCCGAGGAGGTCGAGCGCGAGCATCCCGGCGAGCTGGCCGAGGTGCGACGGCTGCACTACCTGAGCGTCCCGCCCAAGGCCGCGCTGCAGGTGGTGCACATGCTCGACGACGCCGGCCTGGTGGAGCGCGCCCGGATCGTCATGGAGAAGCCGTTCGGCACCGACCTGGCCAGCGCGAAGGCGCTCAACGACGAGCTGCACGAGGTCTTCACCGAGGACCAGATCTTCCGCATCGACCACTTCCTCGGCAAGGAGGCGGCGCAGAACATCCTCGCCTTCCGGTTCGCCAACGGCCTGTTCGAGCCGATCTGGAACCGCAACCACATCGACCACGTGCAGATCGATGTGCCCGAGACGCTCGGCCTCGAGGGGCGTACGGCGTTCTACGAGGCGACCGGTGCCTACAAGGACATGGTGGTCACGCACCTGTTCCAGGTGCTGGCATTCACCGCGATGGAGCCGCCCACGTCGCTGGAGCCCGGCCCGATCGGGGAGGAGAAGAACAAGGTCTTCCGCTCGCTGCGTCCCATCGAGCCGCAGCACGTGGTCCGGGGTCAGTACGTCGGCTACCGCGACAAGGACGGCGTACCTGCCGACTCCGACACCGAGACCTTCATCGCCCTGCGCGCCGAGATCGACAACTGGCGCTGGGCGGGGGTTCCGTTCTACCTCCGCACCGGCAAGAAGCTCGCCGAGGGGGCACGGATCATCTCGATCGCCTTCAAGGAGCCGCCGCGGACGATGTTCCCGGCCGGCTCGGGCGTCGGCACGCACGGTCCCGACCACCTCACCTTCGACCTGGCCGACTCCTCGCGGCTGTCGCTGTCGTTCTACGGCAAGCGGCCCGGACCCGGGATGAAGCTCGACAAGCTGTCGATGCAGTTCGCGCTGCACGACACCCACTACGCGGGCGGTGTGCTGGAGGCCTACGAGCGGCTCATCCACGACGCGATGCGTGGCGACCACACGCTCTTCACCACCGCCGAGGGCGTCGAGCAGCTGTGGGAGAAGTCCCGGCCGCTGCTCGCCTCCCCGCCGCCGGTGCGGCCCTACCCGCCCGGGTCCTGGGGACCGAACGCGATCCACCAGCTCATCACGCCCCACGCCTGGCGGCTGCCGTTCGAGCGCGGGTGGCGCGAGGGGAACGCCGACCGGCCCGGTTGA
- a CDS encoding carbon-nitrogen hydrolase family protein: MTLVVAAGQAEAVAGDLDANVGTAARLTRQAGDAGVRLLVLPEAFLTGYATSVFTGDLPSEDDHAGPLLDPLRQAAAATGVTVLAGTAVRRTQGARLALVRVQPDGQVDLPYDKQHLDADEKQHFGVGDHGTSLTVDGLELGLSICYDGCFPEHARAAAADGAVGYLAAAAYFAGGEHRRDLYYAARAVENGMYVVFAGLTGRCGDAEFCGGSPVYDPEGRPLARLGTEEGLAIATIDPALVAATRARHTMLADVRPDLGVRRRA, translated from the coding sequence ATGACGCTGGTCGTCGCCGCGGGGCAGGCCGAGGCCGTCGCCGGTGACCTGGATGCCAACGTCGGCACCGCCGCTCGGCTCACCCGACAGGCCGGTGACGCCGGGGTGCGCCTGCTGGTGCTGCCCGAGGCGTTCCTGACCGGCTACGCGACGAGCGTCTTCACCGGCGACCTCCCGAGCGAGGACGACCACGCCGGCCCGCTGCTCGATCCGCTGCGGCAGGCGGCCGCCGCGACCGGGGTCACCGTGCTGGCCGGGACCGCGGTCCGCCGTACGCAGGGGGCGAGGTTGGCCCTGGTGCGCGTGCAACCCGACGGCCAGGTCGACCTGCCCTACGACAAGCAGCACCTCGACGCGGACGAGAAGCAGCACTTCGGGGTCGGTGACCACGGCACCTCGCTCACCGTCGACGGCCTCGAGCTCGGCTTGAGCATCTGCTACGACGGCTGCTTCCCCGAGCACGCGCGCGCGGCCGCGGCCGACGGTGCCGTGGGCTATCTCGCCGCGGCGGCGTACTTCGCCGGGGGAGAGCACCGGCGCGACCTCTACTACGCGGCGCGGGCCGTCGAGAACGGGATGTACGTCGTGTTCGCCGGCCTCACCGGACGGTGCGGGGACGCGGAGTTCTGCGGAGGCTCGCCGGTCTACGATCCCGAAGGCAGACCGCTGGCCCGGCTCGGCACGGAGGAGGGGCTCGCGATCGCCACGATCGACCCGGCCCTGGTCGCCGCCACCCGGGCCCGGCACACCATGCTCGCCGACGTCCGTCCCGACCTCGGCGTACGACGTCGCGCCTGA
- a CDS encoding cytochrome P450 has product MTGLADIDLTDLATFADGFPHALFALHRREAPVHWQDPTEYTPDGEGFWSVATYAETLAVLRDPQTFSSERGGERTGGGTLLQDLEMAGRVLNMMDDPRHNRIRRLVSAGLTPRTITRVEEDLRERTRRLLDGAAPGEPFDFLTDVAAELPMQMICLLLGIPESERHWLFEVVEPLFDFKGSRRSFDPPTEEQLESRRRMHAYGTQVIAEKRARPTDDMLSAIVHATLPDMDPPQMSDEELYLFFSLLFSAGAETTRNAIAGGLVALIEHPDQLAALRADPPLVGGAVEEILRWTTPSPSKRRTATVDCELGGRSIAAGDKVLVWEASANRDPLQFPDADTFDVTRSPNAHLGFGQGIHFCLGASLARLEIRTVLEELLPRFDAISLAAPVEWTQSNRHTGIRRLQVVLDRRPVGAGSPA; this is encoded by the coding sequence ATGACAGGCCTGGCCGACATCGACCTGACCGACCTCGCTACCTTCGCGGACGGGTTCCCGCACGCGCTGTTCGCGCTGCACCGGCGCGAGGCACCCGTGCACTGGCAGGACCCGACGGAGTACACCCCCGACGGCGAGGGGTTCTGGTCGGTCGCGACGTACGCCGAGACGCTGGCGGTGCTGCGCGACCCGCAGACGTTCTCGTCCGAGCGCGGCGGCGAGCGCACCGGTGGCGGCACCCTGCTGCAGGACCTGGAGATGGCCGGCCGCGTGCTGAACATGATGGACGACCCGCGGCACAACCGGATCCGCCGGCTCGTGAGCGCCGGGCTGACGCCGCGCACCATCACCCGGGTCGAGGAGGACCTGCGCGAGCGCACCCGGAGGCTGCTCGACGGCGCGGCTCCCGGCGAGCCGTTCGACTTCCTCACCGACGTGGCCGCCGAGCTGCCGATGCAGATGATCTGCCTGCTGCTGGGCATCCCCGAGAGCGAGCGCCATTGGCTCTTCGAGGTCGTGGAGCCGTTGTTCGACTTCAAGGGGTCGCGCCGGTCGTTCGACCCGCCGACCGAGGAGCAGCTGGAGTCGCGGCGCCGGATGCACGCCTACGGCACCCAGGTGATCGCGGAGAAACGTGCGCGGCCCACCGACGACATGCTGTCGGCGATCGTGCACGCGACGCTGCCCGACATGGACCCGCCGCAGATGAGCGACGAGGAGCTCTATCTGTTCTTCTCCCTGCTGTTCAGCGCCGGCGCCGAGACCACCCGCAACGCCATCGCCGGCGGGCTCGTCGCGCTGATCGAGCATCCCGACCAGCTCGCTGCGTTGCGCGCGGACCCGCCGCTCGTGGGTGGCGCGGTCGAGGAGATCCTGCGCTGGACGACGCCGTCGCCGTCCAAGCGGCGTACGGCGACGGTCGACTGCGAGCTCGGCGGGCGCTCCATCGCCGCCGGCGACAAGGTGCTCGTATGGGAGGCGTCCGCCAACCGCGACCCGCTGCAGTTCCCCGACGCGGACACCTTCGACGTGACCCGCTCTCCCAACGCCCACCTGGGGTTCGGCCAGGGCATCCACTTCTGCCTGGGGGCCAGCCTCGCGCGGCTGGAGATCCGCACGGTGCTGGAGGAGCTGCTTCCCCGCTTCGACGCGATCAGCCTCGCTGCGCCGGTGGAGTGGACGCAGAGCAACCGGCACACCGGCATCCGCCGGCTCCAGGTCGTCCTCGACCGCCGGCCCGTCGGCGCCGGGAGCCCGGCATGA
- a CDS encoding aldehyde dehydrogenase, whose product MTATIDSSLDRTQLFIGGQWVDPATSEVIEVVSPATEEVVARVPAGSPADIDRAVEAARRAFDHGPWPRMTPEERIEVVARFSGLYATRMEEMAQVISTEMGSPISFSSLAQAPAPWMMAETFVNIAREFGWEERRAGALGEVVVRREPVGVVAAIPPWNVPQFTTMSKVVPALLAGCTVVVKPAPETPLDGYLMAELLAEAGVPEGVVSFVAGDREVGAHLVAHPGIDKVAFTGSTAAGRKIAAVCGEQLKRVSLELGGKSAAIVLDDADLAAVSEGIKFMGLMNSGQACVAQTRILVSRQRHDEVADALTEMLRGLTVGDPLDPASEIGPMVAKRQQERVNGYIGIGQDEGATLVAGGQGMPDGLDRGWYVRPTLFAGVDNSMRIAQEEIFGPVLSLIAYDSVEDAVKIANDSEYGLAGTVWTADAEAGLDVARQVRAGTYGVNTYTMDFAAPFGGYKASGIGREFGPEGLAQYTELKSVYTSVPEM is encoded by the coding sequence GTGACCGCGACCATCGACAGCTCCCTGGACCGCACCCAGCTCTTCATCGGAGGTCAGTGGGTCGACCCCGCGACGAGCGAGGTGATCGAGGTCGTCTCACCGGCAACGGAGGAGGTCGTCGCGCGGGTCCCGGCCGGCTCGCCCGCCGACATCGACCGTGCGGTCGAGGCGGCGCGCCGGGCCTTCGACCACGGCCCGTGGCCGCGGATGACACCCGAGGAGCGGATCGAGGTCGTCGCCCGCTTCTCCGGCCTCTACGCCACGCGCATGGAGGAGATGGCGCAGGTCATCAGCACCGAGATGGGCTCGCCGATCTCGTTCTCCTCACTCGCGCAGGCGCCGGCACCGTGGATGATGGCCGAGACCTTCGTCAACATCGCCCGCGAGTTCGGCTGGGAGGAGCGGCGCGCCGGGGCACTGGGGGAGGTCGTCGTACGCCGTGAGCCGGTCGGGGTCGTGGCCGCGATCCCGCCGTGGAACGTCCCGCAGTTCACCACGATGTCGAAGGTGGTCCCGGCCCTGCTGGCCGGATGCACCGTCGTCGTGAAGCCCGCGCCCGAGACCCCGCTGGACGGCTACCTCATGGCGGAGCTGCTCGCCGAGGCCGGCGTACCGGAGGGCGTGGTCAGCTTCGTCGCCGGCGACCGCGAGGTCGGCGCGCACCTGGTCGCCCACCCCGGCATCGACAAGGTGGCCTTCACCGGCTCGACCGCCGCCGGCCGCAAGATCGCCGCCGTGTGCGGCGAGCAGCTCAAGCGCGTCAGCCTCGAGCTGGGCGGCAAGTCGGCCGCGATCGTCCTCGACGACGCCGACCTCGCCGCGGTGTCGGAGGGCATCAAGTTCATGGGACTGATGAACTCCGGGCAGGCCTGCGTGGCGCAGACCCGCATCCTGGTCAGCCGGCAGCGCCACGACGAGGTCGCCGACGCGCTGACCGAGATGCTGCGTGGCCTGACGGTGGGCGACCCGCTCGACCCCGCCTCGGAGATCGGCCCGATGGTCGCCAAGCGCCAGCAGGAGCGGGTCAACGGCTACATCGGCATCGGACAGGACGAGGGCGCGACCCTGGTCGCCGGCGGGCAGGGGATGCCCGACGGGCTCGACCGCGGATGGTACGTCCGGCCCACGCTCTTCGCCGGCGTCGACAACTCCATGCGGATCGCGCAGGAGGAGATCTTCGGCCCCGTGCTGTCGCTGATCGCCTACGACAGCGTCGAGGACGCCGTGAAGATCGCCAACGACTCCGAGTACGGCCTCGCCGGCACCGTCTGGACCGCCGATGCCGAGGCGGGTCTCGACGTGGCGCGGCAGGTGCGGGCGGGCACGTACGGCGTCAACACCTACACGATGGACTTCGCGGCTCCGTTCGGTGGCTACAAGGCATCCGGCATCGGCCGCGAGTTCGGTCCGGAGGGCCTGGCGCAGTACACCGAGCTGAAGTCGGTCTACACGAGCGTGCCGGAGATGTGA